The Halorientalis sp. IM1011 genome window below encodes:
- a CDS encoding polyprenyl synthetase family protein yields MEYLERRRARVEERLEAVLDGVEPAELADELGHVTLSGGKRVRPTVTVLVCESLGGDPADAVDFAVGVELVHNASLVIDDIIDDSEVRRGVPSAWAEYGFGPAIIASDGLLGEAFALFSGDERAMQAVSESLVELGEGEATELVAQPENEAEYMELARRKTGALFRAAAELGAIAADADAYTVEAFGQYAERVGIAFQMRDDVLDATAEADDLGKPTGHDAEMDRPSLVQVTDLTPEEANERARAMSDEALASLSTVDAEDSEALAYLEDLAEFVVVRER; encoded by the coding sequence ATGGAGTATCTGGAGCGCCGACGGGCGCGCGTCGAGGAGCGGCTGGAGGCGGTCCTCGACGGGGTCGAGCCGGCGGAACTGGCCGACGAACTCGGCCACGTCACGCTCTCGGGGGGCAAGCGCGTCCGGCCGACGGTGACGGTGCTGGTCTGTGAGTCGCTGGGGGGTGACCCGGCCGACGCGGTCGATTTCGCCGTGGGGGTCGAACTCGTTCACAACGCCTCGCTGGTGATCGACGACATCATCGACGACTCGGAAGTGCGGCGGGGCGTCCCGAGCGCGTGGGCCGAATACGGCTTCGGCCCGGCGATCATCGCCTCGGACGGCCTGCTTGGCGAGGCCTTCGCCCTGTTTTCCGGCGACGAGCGGGCGATGCAGGCCGTCTCGGAGTCGCTGGTCGAACTCGGCGAGGGGGAGGCCACGGAACTGGTCGCCCAGCCGGAAAACGAGGCCGAGTACATGGAACTGGCCCGCCGGAAGACGGGGGCGCTGTTCCGTGCGGCCGCCGAACTGGGCGCGATCGCGGCCGACGCCGACGCCTACACGGTCGAGGCGTTCGGGCAGTACGCCGAGCGCGTCGGCATCGCCTTCCAGATGCGCGACGACGTGCTGGACGCGACCGCCGAGGCCGACGACCTGGGGAAGCCGACGGGCCACGACGCGGAGATGGACCGCCCGTCGCTCGTGCAGGTGACCGACCTCACCCCCGAGGAGGCCAACGAGCGCGCACGCGCGATGTCGGACGAGGCACTGGCGTCGCTGTCGACGGTCGACGCCGAGGACTCCGAGGCACTCGCGTATCTGGAGGATCTGGCGGAGTTCGTCGTGGTCAGAGAGCGATAA
- a CDS encoding HicB family protein: protein MSSREIRLIEEADGEWSAVDVETSVVSQGETRQEALEVLDEAVALYTDDDGTAIGDEVAYLEDHGINPAEVTDPRDLPDFMQ, encoded by the coding sequence ATGTCAAGCCGGGAGATCCGTCTCATCGAAGAAGCCGACGGCGAGTGGTCCGCGGTCGACGTCGAAACCAGCGTCGTCAGCCAAGGCGAGACCCGTCAGGAAGCCCTGGAAGTCCTCGACGAAGCCGTCGCGCTCTACACCGACGACGACGGCACGGCGATCGGCGACGAAGTCGCGTACCTCGAAGACCACGGAATCAACCCGGCCGAGGTCACCGATCCGCGGGACCTTCCGGATTTCATGCAGTAG
- a CDS encoding DUF373 family protein — translation MLLVLCVDLDDDLGRKTGVDTPVIGRDAVEEAAVALATADPEDSDVNVLFEGLHLQNSIEDEDVEVAAVTGVDGKDVAANRKVGEEVDTVLASISASDDVRAIVVTDGAQDESVVPVIRSRVYIDGVQRVVVRQAQDLESMYYTIKQVLDDPETRGTILVPLGILLLIYPLAIVADYFGMPGAVFGMTSGLLGLYILGRGLGVERALDAAIDRLRSVFYAGRVTLITSVVAAALLLVGGVEGVQSLEATQTDRGTLGALEVAAALVYGAVRWFAAAGITSSLGRVTDEFLAGEFKWHYLNAPFYVVAISAVLYGMSAYFLDMVSLSFLAATLTGGTILGLVSTLAFAVVESRVQTDRPPA, via the coding sequence ATGCTGCTGGTCCTGTGTGTGGACCTCGACGACGACCTCGGACGCAAGACCGGCGTCGACACGCCGGTGATCGGCCGTGACGCCGTCGAAGAGGCCGCCGTCGCGCTCGCGACCGCCGACCCCGAGGACTCCGACGTGAACGTCCTCTTCGAGGGCCTCCACCTCCAGAACTCCATCGAGGACGAGGACGTCGAAGTCGCCGCAGTGACCGGCGTCGACGGCAAGGACGTGGCGGCAAATCGCAAGGTGGGCGAGGAAGTCGACACGGTGCTCGCGAGCATCTCCGCCAGCGACGACGTGCGTGCCATCGTCGTCACCGACGGGGCACAGGACGAGAGCGTCGTCCCCGTCATCCGCTCGCGAGTCTACATCGACGGCGTCCAGCGCGTCGTCGTCCGCCAGGCACAGGATCTGGAGTCGATGTACTACACCATCAAGCAGGTGCTCGACGACCCCGAGACCCGCGGGACGATCCTCGTCCCCCTCGGCATCCTGCTTCTGATCTACCCGCTGGCGATCGTCGCCGACTACTTCGGGATGCCCGGCGCGGTCTTCGGGATGACCTCCGGGCTGCTCGGGCTCTACATCCTCGGCCGCGGGCTGGGTGTCGAGCGGGCGCTGGACGCGGCCATCGACCGTCTGCGATCGGTGTTCTACGCGGGTCGCGTGACGCTTATCACCTCCGTCGTCGCCGCCGCACTCTTGCTCGTCGGCGGCGTCGAGGGCGTCCAGTCGCTGGAGGCCACCCAGACCGACCGCGGGACGTTAGGCGCACTGGAAGTCGCGGCGGCGCTCGTGTACGGGGCCGTCCGCTGGTTCGCCGCCGCCGGCATCACCTCCAGTCTCGGCCGCGTCACCGACGAGTTCCTCGCCGGCGAGTTCAAGTGGCACTACCTCAACGCCCCGTTCTACGTCGTCGCCATCTCGGCAGTCCTCTACGGGATGAGTGCCTACTTCCTCGATATGGTCTCCCTCTCCTTCCTCGCGGCGACGCTCACCGGCGGTACCATCCTCGGCCTCGTCAGCACGCTCGCCTTCGCCGTCGTCGAGTCCCGTGTCCAGACGGATCGGCCCCCGGCCTGA
- a CDS encoding radical SAM protein: MISKGCEQCAEGGKLVLFVYGYCDQRDCFYCPLGENRKNVTDVYANERLVEDDQDVIEEAERMDALGASITGGEPQEAMERTTRYLSLLKEEYGEDFHTHLYTGITGGRENMRRLSEAGLDEIRFHPPFEQWGDLHGTEWEDILYIAREEGLTPAFEIPGIRPETEFLDFLDEGAADFCNINEFEMSDGNYRRMQEAGYELKEGHMSAVEDSREEILEVMGDHEKVYFCTSVFKDAAQHRRRLKRMARQIRRSFDEVTDDGTLVYGKTWAEPERFEALGVPEEFYTVKSDHVEVAWWLLEEMIEDGDLEKGEIVEQYPTYDGQVVERTPV; this comes from the coding sequence ATGATCTCGAAGGGCTGTGAACAGTGCGCGGAGGGCGGCAAGCTCGTCCTGTTCGTCTACGGTTACTGCGATCAGCGCGACTGTTTCTACTGCCCGCTCGGCGAGAACCGCAAGAACGTCACCGACGTGTACGCGAACGAACGCCTCGTCGAGGACGACCAGGACGTGATCGAGGAGGCCGAACGCATGGACGCCCTCGGTGCGTCCATCACCGGCGGCGAACCACAGGAGGCGATGGAGCGAACGACTCGCTACCTCTCCCTGCTCAAGGAGGAGTACGGCGAGGACTTCCACACCCACCTCTACACCGGCATCACGGGCGGCCGCGAGAACATGCGCCGTCTGAGCGAGGCCGGCCTCGACGAGATACGATTCCACCCGCCGTTCGAGCAGTGGGGCGACCTCCACGGCACCGAGTGGGAGGACATCCTCTACATCGCCCGGGAGGAAGGCCTCACACCGGCGTTCGAGATTCCCGGCATCCGCCCCGAGACGGAGTTCCTGGACTTTCTCGACGAGGGCGCAGCCGACTTTTGCAACATCAACGAGTTCGAGATGTCCGACGGCAACTACCGGCGGATGCAGGAAGCAGGCTACGAGCTGAAAGAGGGCCACATGAGCGCCGTCGAGGACTCCCGCGAGGAGATTCTGGAGGTGATGGGCGACCACGAGAAGGTCTACTTCTGTACCTCCGTCTTCAAGGACGCCGCCCAGCACCGCCGCCGACTCAAGCGCATGGCCCGGCAGATCCGCCGCTCGTTCGACGAGGTGACCGACGACGGGACGCTCGTCTACGGGAAGACGTGGGCCGAACCAGAGCGGTTCGAGGCCCTGGGCGTGCCCGAAGAGTTCTACACCGTCAAATCCGACCACGTCGAGGTGGCCTGGTGGCTGTTAGAGGAGATGATCGAAGACGGCGACCTGGAGAAAGGCGAGATCGTCGAGCAGTACCCGACCTACGACGGGCAGGTCGTCGAGCGGACGCCGGTCTGA